In a genomic window of Sphingomonas lutea:
- a CDS encoding M28 family peptidase, whose product MTRTFAGVVLLPMALALSGQAAPPAIDAQRMSEITRVLASDDFQGRSMGTPGEEKTVAYLIEQFKAAGLEPGGENGGWTQAVPLIRTKLQAPRVSLSQGGAAIPLRFPEDIYLSTTRAVDQARIANAPIVFVGYGSSAPERGWDDYKGADLTGKIALFLVNDNDFEAAAGEPVAGKFNAKAMTYYGRWTYKFEEVARRGAIGALIVHETEGAGYGWNVVQSAMGENFNIVLPPGARQPVLLQGWIQRAAGEALLKREGLDYETLKRQARTAAFRPIPLKATLSAEAGVDLTRIMSKNVIGKLTGSAYPDETVSYGGHWDAYGVGAPDAQGRTIRPGAADDGLGTAAMIEIARKFAAGPRPQRTLVFASWTAEERGLLGSEYYAQHPIYPHEKMAANLTLDTLQWAGPTRDTLLIGKGQSELERYLEEGARAQGRYVTVEGNPERGLFYRADHFTLAKRGVPVLLSMALAGPYDLQSGGREAGKRWLDAFTASCYHQTCDAWAPTWNLGGAVQETELYYEIGKRIANSRVWPAWNAGSEFKKVRDESTGARGAAPDKGERG is encoded by the coding sequence ATGACAAGGACATTCGCGGGCGTGGTTCTGCTGCCGATGGCGCTAGCGCTGAGCGGGCAAGCCGCGCCGCCGGCGATCGATGCGCAGCGCATGTCGGAGATCACGCGCGTGCTGGCTTCTGACGACTTCCAGGGTCGCTCGATGGGCACGCCGGGTGAAGAGAAAACGGTTGCTTATCTGATCGAGCAATTCAAGGCGGCGGGGCTCGAGCCGGGCGGCGAGAATGGCGGGTGGACGCAGGCGGTGCCGCTCATCCGCACCAAGCTGCAGGCGCCGCGCGTGTCGCTTTCGCAAGGCGGCGCGGCGATCCCGCTGCGCTTCCCCGAGGACATTTACCTGAGCACGACGCGCGCGGTCGATCAGGCGCGCATCGCCAACGCGCCGATCGTCTTCGTCGGTTACGGATCAAGCGCGCCCGAGCGCGGTTGGGACGATTACAAGGGCGCCGACCTGACCGGCAAGATCGCGCTGTTCCTGGTCAACGACAATGATTTCGAAGCCGCCGCGGGCGAGCCGGTCGCGGGCAAGTTCAACGCCAAGGCGATGACCTATTATGGGCGCTGGACCTACAAGTTCGAGGAAGTCGCGCGGCGCGGGGCGATCGGCGCTTTGATCGTCCACGAGACCGAGGGCGCGGGCTACGGCTGGAACGTCGTGCAGAGCGCGATGGGGGAGAATTTCAATATCGTCCTTCCGCCAGGCGCGCGCCAGCCGGTGCTTCTGCAAGGCTGGATCCAGCGCGCGGCGGGCGAGGCGCTACTGAAGCGCGAAGGGCTCGATTACGAAACGCTTAAGCGGCAGGCGCGTACGGCGGCCTTTCGCCCGATCCCGCTCAAGGCGACCTTGTCGGCAGAGGCGGGCGTCGACCTGACCCGCATCATGAGCAAGAATGTGATCGGCAAGCTGACCGGCTCGGCCTATCCGGACGAGACCGTCAGCTATGGCGGGCATTGGGATGCCTATGGCGTCGGCGCGCCCGATGCGCAGGGGCGCACCATCCGCCCCGGCGCGGCCGACGACGGGCTCGGCACCGCGGCGATGATCGAGATCGCGCGCAAGTTCGCCGCCGGGCCGCGGCCACAGCGCACCCTTGTCTTCGCATCATGGACGGCGGAGGAGCGCGGGCTGCTCGGGAGCGAATATTATGCGCAGCATCCGATCTACCCGCATGAGAAGATGGCGGCGAACCTGACGCTCGACACGCTGCAATGGGCCGGGCCGACGCGCGACACCTTGCTCATCGGCAAGGGCCAGAGCGAGCTCGAACGCTATCTCGAGGAGGGCGCGCGGGCGCAGGGGCGCTACGTGACCGTCGAGGGCAATCCCGAGCGCGGCCTGTTCTACCGCGCCGACCATTTCACGCTCGCCAAGCGTGGCGTGCCGGTGCTGCTGAGCATGGCGCTTGCAGGTCCGTACGATCTGCAGAGCGGCGGGCGCGAAGCGGGCAAGCGCTGGCTCGATGCGTTCACTGCCAGCTGCTACCACCAGACCTGCGACGCCTGGGCGCCGACCTGGAACCTCGGCGGCGCGGTGCAGGAGACCGAACTCTATTACGAAATCGGCAAGCGCATCGCCAACAGCCGCGTTTGGCCGGCGTGGAACGCGGGCAGCGAGTTCAAGAAGGTGCGCGACGAAAGCACAGGCGCGCGCGGCGCGGCGCCGGACAAGGGTGAGCGCGGCTAG